Proteins encoded within one genomic window of Arachis ipaensis cultivar K30076 chromosome B08, Araip1.1, whole genome shotgun sequence:
- the LOC107613197 gene encoding probable RNA-dependent RNA polymerase 1 isoform X1 — protein MGKTIELSGFPFYVTVDHVKTYVEHITGEGTVFAVKIRQSQGKDQRIFAIIQFISARNASLMMSKATKKLLFGNSRLKAREMMKDIVPKPRSSQHCLNNVKLHFGCQLSEERISVLWRNMDVRLCFGSGMRKFHFFLSHNNSEYKLELHYDNIWKIELHQPRDETDNYLLIQLLGAPRIFEKEEYTLGDIYDDPLFNYYKDGSNDQWIRAIDFTPCNCIGQSTAIVIELPDGQHFPDFRENFGYYEESERPFTLETGAPFSSILGLVPIVTPPQGTQIPYDILFKVNSLVQHGCLAGPSLDDGFYRWVDPCRVKLEYIEHALEKISYSKECCYDPIKWLSDQYRRYNSSNASGKPLRSPAISLDTGLVYVKRVQITPCKVYFYGPEINVSNRVLRHFQQDIDNFLRVSFVDEELEKLYSTDLSQRTSVNTKTEIYTRILSILRDGITIGDKKFEFLAFSSSQLRENSLWMFAPTATGRTAAYIRKWMGDFHRIRNVAKYAARLGQSFGSSTETLSVEKDEVEVIPDVEFNGYVFSDGIGKISLEFAKKVAKKCGYSSTPSAFQIRYGGYKGVVAVDPTSAAKLSLRRSMLKYDSDNTKLDVLACSKFQPCYLNRQLISLLSTLGIKDEVFEKKQKEAVDQLNTILTDSSKAHEALDMMYTGEISNVLKEMLVCGYKPNEEPFLSMMLQTFRASKLLELRIKTRILIPNGRAMMGCLDETGSLEYGQVFLQFSNLSSSSYGRERSYIVNGKVVVAKNPCLHPGDVRVLKAVNVPALHHMIDCVVFPQKGHRPHPNECSGSDLDGDIYFVSWDPELIPSSEIEPMDYTAAPSKELDHDVMIEDIEEYFVNYIVNDSLGIIANAHTVFADREPLKAMSEPCLKLAKLFSIAVDFPKTGVPAVIPRELYVKEYPDFMEKLDKPSYDSQNVIGKLFREVRGIATSASSITTSFTREVAIQSYDPDMEVDGFMDYVDDAFFHKTNYDYMLGNLMDYYGVKTEAEIFGGNIMKMSKSFSKQRDSDAINAAVRSLRKEARTWFNDGDGDDAYAKASAWYYVTYHPDYYGLYNEGMNRGHFLSFPWCVYPQLVQIKKEKACIRRSYSLSMEDRFLG, from the exons ATGGGTAAAACAATTGAGTTGTCTGGATTTCCATTTTATGTTACTGTGGACCATGTAAAGACATATGTGGAACATATTACTGGTGAAGGAACTGTATTTGCTGTTAAGATAAGACAAAGCCAAGGTAAGGATCAAAGGATATTTGCAATTATTCAATTTATCTCTGCAAGAAATGCTTCACTCATGATGTCTAAAGCTACCAAAAAGTTGTTGTTTGGAAATTCTCGTCTGAAGGCTAGGGAAATGATGAAAGATATTGTGCCAAAGCCAAGATCCTCTCAGCATTGTTTGAACAATGTGAAACTGCATTTCGGCTGTCAGCTCTCAGAGGAAAGGATCTCTGTTTTATGGAGAAATATGGATGTCCGTTTATGTTTCGGGTCTGGAATGAGAAAGTTTCATTTCTTTCTTTCCCATAACAATTCAGAATATAAACTTGAGCTTCATTATGACAATATTTGGAAGATTGAGCTGCATCAACCCCGAGATGAAACTGATAATTATCTCCTGATTCAG TTACTTGGTGCTCCCCGTATTTTTGAGAAAGAAGAATATACTTTGGGAGATATATATGATGATCCGTTATTCAACTATTATAAAGATGGCTCCAATGACCAATGGATTCGAGCAATAGATTTCACACCTTGCAATTGTATTGGCCAGTCTACTGCTATAGTTATAGAGCTTCCAGATGGCCAACATTTTCCAGATTTCAGGGAAAACTTTGGTTATTATGAGGAAAGTGAGAGGCCATTCACTTTAGAGACAGGAGCTCCTTTTTCTAGCATTCTCGGCCTTGTTCCAATTGTTACTCCTCCACAAGGCACTCAAATACCATATGACATCTTGTTCAAAGTTAATTCACTGGTTCAACATGGGTGTCTTGCTGGTCCGTCACTTGATGATGGCTTTTATCGTTGGGTTGATCCATGCAGAGTGAAGCTTGAATATATAGAACATGCTTTAGAAAAAATATCCTATTCAAAGGAGTGCTGTTATGATCCCATAAAGTGGCTGAGTGATCAATACAGAAGGTACAATTCCAGCAATGCATCAGGGAAGCCTCTTCGATCACCTGCGATATCCTTGGATACTGGTTTGGTCTATGTAAAGAGGGTTCAGATTACACCCTGCAAGGTGTATTTTTATGGTCCAGAGATTAATGTCTCAAATCGTGTTCTCCGCCATTTCCAGCAGGATATTGACAACTTCCTGCGTGTTTCATTTGTTGATGAAGAGTTAGAAAAACTGTATTCTACTGATTTGTCGCAACGTACTTCTGTGAATACTAAGACTGAAATATACACAAGAATTCTTTCTATCCTTAGAGATGGCATTACTATTGGTGACAAGAAGTTTGAATTTCTAGCTTTCTCGTCAAGTCAATTGCGGGAAAATTCTCTTTGGATGTTTGCTCCTACAGCAACTGGACGTACTGCTGCATATATCAGGAAATGGATGGGAGATTTTCATCGTATTAGAAATGTGGCCAAATATGCTGCTAGGCTGGGGCAATCTTTTGGTTCATCTACTGAAACACTAAGTGTTGAGAAGGATGAAGTTGAAGTTATTCCTGATGTAGAGTTTAATGGCTATGTCTTCTCTGATGGAATTGGAAAGATATCTCTTGAATTTGCCAAGAAGGTTGCTAAAAAATGTGGTTACAGTTCTACCCCGTCCGCCTTTCAGATCCGATATGGCGGATACAAAGGAGTTGTGGCTGTCGACCCAACATCGGCAGCAAAGCTATCACTGAGGAGGAGTATGCTGAAGTATGATTCAGATAACACAAAGTTGGATGTTTTGGCATGTAGTAAATTTCAGCCTTGTTATCTAAATCGTCAGTTGATTTCTCTGTTATCTACTCTTGGCATCAAGGATGAAGTTTTTGAGAAAAAACAGAAAGAGGCTGTTGATCAACTGAATACTATATTAACAGATTCATCAAAGGCACACGAGGCTCTGGACATGATGTACACTGGGGAAATCAGTAATGTTCTAAAGGAGATGCTCGTCTGTGGCTACAAGCCGAACGAAGAACCGTTTCTATCAATGATGCTGCAAACATTCAGGGCATCAAAACTTTTGGAATTGCGAATCAAGACTAGGATCCTTATTCCAAATGGACGAGCAATGATGGGTTGTCTTGATGAAACTGGAAGCCTAGAATATGGTCAGGTGTTTCTTCAATTCTCTAACCTTAGTTCTTCTTCATATGGTCGTGAAAGATCTTACATAGTCAATGGTAAGGTAGTAGTGGCGAAAAACCCCTGCTTGCACCCAGGAGATGTGCGCGTTCTAAAGGCTGTGAATGTACCAGCCTTGCATCACATGATAGATTGTGTTGTTTTCCCTCAGAAAGGACACAG GCCTCATCCAAATGAGTGTTCGGGAAGTGATTTGGATGGCGATATCTACTTTGTTTCTTGGGACCCTGAATTGATTCCATCAAGTGAAATCGAACCAATGGACTATACTGCAGCTCCAAGTAAGGAACTGGATCATGATGTCATGATCGAG GATATTGAGGAGTATTTTGTAAACTACATAGTTAATGACAGTCTAGGAATAATTGCCAATGCACACACTGTCTTTGCGGATCGAGAGCCGTTAAAAGCAATGTCGGAACCATGTCTCAAGCTAGCAAAGCTATTTTCAATAGCAGTTGACTTTCCAAAAACTGGTGTTCCAGCCGTTATTCCTCGCGAACTTTATGTAAAAGAATATCCAGACTTTATGGAGAAGCTTGATAAACCGTCCTATGACTCACAGAATGTTATAGGAAAGCTTTTCAGGGAAGTGCGAGGAATCGCAACGAGTGCCAGCTCGATCACCACATCCTTTACTAGGGAAGTGGCTATACAGTCATATGACCCTGATATGGAAGTTGATGGTTTTATGGATTATGTTGATGATGCTTTCTTTCACAAAACCAACTATGACTATATGCTGGGAAATTTGATGGACTACTATGGGGTCAAGACAGAAGCCGAAATCTTTGGCGGGAATATCATGAAAATGTCAAAATCTTTCAGCAAACAGAGGGATTCAGATGCAATTAATGCAGCTGTGAGGTCTCTAAGGAAAGAGGCTCGAACATGGTTCAACGATGGCGATGGCGATGATGCCTATGCAAAGGCTTCTGCATGGTATTATGTTACTTATCATCCTGATTACTATGGTCTCTATAATGAAGGCATGAATAGGGGCCATTTTTTAAGTTTCCCATGGTGTGTTTACCCTCAACTTGTTCAAATCAAGAAGGAGAAAGCCTGCATTAGAAGGTCTTATAGTCTTTCAATGGAGGATAGGTTTCTCGGTTGA
- the LOC107613197 gene encoding probable RNA-dependent RNA polymerase 1 isoform X2, whose translation MMKDIVPKPRSSQHCLNNVKLHFGCQLSEERISVLWRNMDVRLCFGSGMRKFHFFLSHNNSEYKLELHYDNIWKIELHQPRDETDNYLLIQLLGAPRIFEKEEYTLGDIYDDPLFNYYKDGSNDQWIRAIDFTPCNCIGQSTAIVIELPDGQHFPDFRENFGYYEESERPFTLETGAPFSSILGLVPIVTPPQGTQIPYDILFKVNSLVQHGCLAGPSLDDGFYRWVDPCRVKLEYIEHALEKISYSKECCYDPIKWLSDQYRRYNSSNASGKPLRSPAISLDTGLVYVKRVQITPCKVYFYGPEINVSNRVLRHFQQDIDNFLRVSFVDEELEKLYSTDLSQRTSVNTKTEIYTRILSILRDGITIGDKKFEFLAFSSSQLRENSLWMFAPTATGRTAAYIRKWMGDFHRIRNVAKYAARLGQSFGSSTETLSVEKDEVEVIPDVEFNGYVFSDGIGKISLEFAKKVAKKCGYSSTPSAFQIRYGGYKGVVAVDPTSAAKLSLRRSMLKYDSDNTKLDVLACSKFQPCYLNRQLISLLSTLGIKDEVFEKKQKEAVDQLNTILTDSSKAHEALDMMYTGEISNVLKEMLVCGYKPNEEPFLSMMLQTFRASKLLELRIKTRILIPNGRAMMGCLDETGSLEYGQVFLQFSNLSSSSYGRERSYIVNGKVVVAKNPCLHPGDVRVLKAVNVPALHHMIDCVVFPQKGHRPHPNECSGSDLDGDIYFVSWDPELIPSSEIEPMDYTAAPSKELDHDVMIEDIEEYFVNYIVNDSLGIIANAHTVFADREPLKAMSEPCLKLAKLFSIAVDFPKTGVPAVIPRELYVKEYPDFMEKLDKPSYDSQNVIGKLFREVRGIATSASSITTSFTREVAIQSYDPDMEVDGFMDYVDDAFFHKTNYDYMLGNLMDYYGVKTEAEIFGGNIMKMSKSFSKQRDSDAINAAVRSLRKEARTWFNDGDGDDAYAKASAWYYVTYHPDYYGLYNEGMNRGHFLSFPWCVYPQLVQIKKEKACIRRSYSLSMEDRFLG comes from the exons ATGATGAAAGATATTGTGCCAAAGCCAAGATCCTCTCAGCATTGTTTGAACAATGTGAAACTGCATTTCGGCTGTCAGCTCTCAGAGGAAAGGATCTCTGTTTTATGGAGAAATATGGATGTCCGTTTATGTTTCGGGTCTGGAATGAGAAAGTTTCATTTCTTTCTTTCCCATAACAATTCAGAATATAAACTTGAGCTTCATTATGACAATATTTGGAAGATTGAGCTGCATCAACCCCGAGATGAAACTGATAATTATCTCCTGATTCAG TTACTTGGTGCTCCCCGTATTTTTGAGAAAGAAGAATATACTTTGGGAGATATATATGATGATCCGTTATTCAACTATTATAAAGATGGCTCCAATGACCAATGGATTCGAGCAATAGATTTCACACCTTGCAATTGTATTGGCCAGTCTACTGCTATAGTTATAGAGCTTCCAGATGGCCAACATTTTCCAGATTTCAGGGAAAACTTTGGTTATTATGAGGAAAGTGAGAGGCCATTCACTTTAGAGACAGGAGCTCCTTTTTCTAGCATTCTCGGCCTTGTTCCAATTGTTACTCCTCCACAAGGCACTCAAATACCATATGACATCTTGTTCAAAGTTAATTCACTGGTTCAACATGGGTGTCTTGCTGGTCCGTCACTTGATGATGGCTTTTATCGTTGGGTTGATCCATGCAGAGTGAAGCTTGAATATATAGAACATGCTTTAGAAAAAATATCCTATTCAAAGGAGTGCTGTTATGATCCCATAAAGTGGCTGAGTGATCAATACAGAAGGTACAATTCCAGCAATGCATCAGGGAAGCCTCTTCGATCACCTGCGATATCCTTGGATACTGGTTTGGTCTATGTAAAGAGGGTTCAGATTACACCCTGCAAGGTGTATTTTTATGGTCCAGAGATTAATGTCTCAAATCGTGTTCTCCGCCATTTCCAGCAGGATATTGACAACTTCCTGCGTGTTTCATTTGTTGATGAAGAGTTAGAAAAACTGTATTCTACTGATTTGTCGCAACGTACTTCTGTGAATACTAAGACTGAAATATACACAAGAATTCTTTCTATCCTTAGAGATGGCATTACTATTGGTGACAAGAAGTTTGAATTTCTAGCTTTCTCGTCAAGTCAATTGCGGGAAAATTCTCTTTGGATGTTTGCTCCTACAGCAACTGGACGTACTGCTGCATATATCAGGAAATGGATGGGAGATTTTCATCGTATTAGAAATGTGGCCAAATATGCTGCTAGGCTGGGGCAATCTTTTGGTTCATCTACTGAAACACTAAGTGTTGAGAAGGATGAAGTTGAAGTTATTCCTGATGTAGAGTTTAATGGCTATGTCTTCTCTGATGGAATTGGAAAGATATCTCTTGAATTTGCCAAGAAGGTTGCTAAAAAATGTGGTTACAGTTCTACCCCGTCCGCCTTTCAGATCCGATATGGCGGATACAAAGGAGTTGTGGCTGTCGACCCAACATCGGCAGCAAAGCTATCACTGAGGAGGAGTATGCTGAAGTATGATTCAGATAACACAAAGTTGGATGTTTTGGCATGTAGTAAATTTCAGCCTTGTTATCTAAATCGTCAGTTGATTTCTCTGTTATCTACTCTTGGCATCAAGGATGAAGTTTTTGAGAAAAAACAGAAAGAGGCTGTTGATCAACTGAATACTATATTAACAGATTCATCAAAGGCACACGAGGCTCTGGACATGATGTACACTGGGGAAATCAGTAATGTTCTAAAGGAGATGCTCGTCTGTGGCTACAAGCCGAACGAAGAACCGTTTCTATCAATGATGCTGCAAACATTCAGGGCATCAAAACTTTTGGAATTGCGAATCAAGACTAGGATCCTTATTCCAAATGGACGAGCAATGATGGGTTGTCTTGATGAAACTGGAAGCCTAGAATATGGTCAGGTGTTTCTTCAATTCTCTAACCTTAGTTCTTCTTCATATGGTCGTGAAAGATCTTACATAGTCAATGGTAAGGTAGTAGTGGCGAAAAACCCCTGCTTGCACCCAGGAGATGTGCGCGTTCTAAAGGCTGTGAATGTACCAGCCTTGCATCACATGATAGATTGTGTTGTTTTCCCTCAGAAAGGACACAG GCCTCATCCAAATGAGTGTTCGGGAAGTGATTTGGATGGCGATATCTACTTTGTTTCTTGGGACCCTGAATTGATTCCATCAAGTGAAATCGAACCAATGGACTATACTGCAGCTCCAAGTAAGGAACTGGATCATGATGTCATGATCGAG GATATTGAGGAGTATTTTGTAAACTACATAGTTAATGACAGTCTAGGAATAATTGCCAATGCACACACTGTCTTTGCGGATCGAGAGCCGTTAAAAGCAATGTCGGAACCATGTCTCAAGCTAGCAAAGCTATTTTCAATAGCAGTTGACTTTCCAAAAACTGGTGTTCCAGCCGTTATTCCTCGCGAACTTTATGTAAAAGAATATCCAGACTTTATGGAGAAGCTTGATAAACCGTCCTATGACTCACAGAATGTTATAGGAAAGCTTTTCAGGGAAGTGCGAGGAATCGCAACGAGTGCCAGCTCGATCACCACATCCTTTACTAGGGAAGTGGCTATACAGTCATATGACCCTGATATGGAAGTTGATGGTTTTATGGATTATGTTGATGATGCTTTCTTTCACAAAACCAACTATGACTATATGCTGGGAAATTTGATGGACTACTATGGGGTCAAGACAGAAGCCGAAATCTTTGGCGGGAATATCATGAAAATGTCAAAATCTTTCAGCAAACAGAGGGATTCAGATGCAATTAATGCAGCTGTGAGGTCTCTAAGGAAAGAGGCTCGAACATGGTTCAACGATGGCGATGGCGATGATGCCTATGCAAAGGCTTCTGCATGGTATTATGTTACTTATCATCCTGATTACTATGGTCTCTATAATGAAGGCATGAATAGGGGCCATTTTTTAAGTTTCCCATGGTGTGTTTACCCTCAACTTGTTCAAATCAAGAAGGAGAAAGCCTGCATTAGAAGGTCTTATAGTCTTTCAATGGAGGATAGGTTTCTCGGTTGA
- the LOC107613198 gene encoding serine/threonine protein phosphatase 2A 57 kDa regulatory subunit B' kappa isoform-like, translated as MFKQFLSKLPRNKKLDADESSQVNSSSEPSSSMDIPESPRAAGKNHHTDRGSSSNAKRASSIFPESAISGIEALIPFKDVPPLEKMNLFVSKLNLCCVTFDFTNPSKNTVEKDIKRRTLIELVDFVASGSIKFTEPAILAMCRMCAINLFRVFPPNYRSRQLSGGSGGRDGENDDDEPSFDPSWPHLQIVYDLLLKFVSSPCLDAKVAKKYIDCSFISRLLELFDSEDPRERDCLKTIMHRVYGKFMVHRPYIRKSINNVFFRFVFETERHNGIAELLEIFGSIISGFALPLKEEHKIFLWRVLIPLHKPKSLGVYYQQLSYCITQFIEKEPKLASTVIRGLLKYWPITNSQKEVMFLGELEEILEVINMVEFQKVMLPLFWRIGCCIKSSHFQVAERALFLWNNDHIVNLIAHNRQVILPIILPALDRNCQAHWNQAVLNLTLNVRKIFVEMDEKLYVSCLARFKEEEARQSSEAEKRKEAWKQLEKAAGVRPEIGNTTVLV; from the exons ATGTTCAAGCAATTCCTCAGCAAGCTCCCTCGCAACAAGAAGCTCGATGCTGATGAGTCAAGCCAAGTTAATTCATCCTCTGAGCCAAGCTCCTCCATGGACATCCCCGAATCCCCACGTGCCGCTGGTAAAAACCACCATACAGACCGTGGCAGCTCTTCCAACGCAAAGCGGGCGTCTTCTATTTTTCCAGAAAGCGCCATTTCAGGGATTGAAGCCTTGATCCCTTTCAAGGATGTTCCACCCTTGGAGAAGATGAACCTCTTTGTTAGCAAGCTCAACCTTTGTTGTGTCACCTTCGATTTCACCAACCCAAGTAAAAACACTGTCGAAAAGGACATAAAAAGAAGAACTTTGATTGAACTCGTTGATTTTGTAGCTTCTGGCTCTATTAAATTCACTGAGCCGGCTATTCTAGCAATGTGTAGAATGTGTGCCATCAACTTATTCCGTGTTTTCCCACCAAATTACCGGTCTCGGCAGTTGTCCGGTGGATCCGGTGGCAGAGAtggcgagaatgatgatgatgagccaTCTTTTGATCCTTCTTGGCCACACTTGCAAATTGTGTATGACTTGTTGCTTAAGTTTGTTAGCTCCCCTTGTCTTGATGCAAAGGTGGCAAAGAAATACATTGATTGTTCATTTATTTCGAGATTGCTAGAGTTGTTTGATTCAGAGGATCCTAGGGAGAGGGATTGCTTAAAAACCATAATGCATAGGGTTTATGGTAAATTCATGGTGCACAGGCCTTACATAAGAAAGTCCATTAACAATGTGTTCTTTAGGTTTGTGTTTGAAACTGAGAGGCACAATGGGATTGCTGAGTTGTTAGAGATCTTTGGAAGCATAATTAGTGGTTTTGCTTTGCCTTTGAAGGAGGAGCACAAGATCTTCTTATGGAGGGTGTTGATCCCCTTGCACAAGCCCAAATCCCTGGGGGTATACTACCAGCAATTGTCCTATTGCATCACTCAATTTATAGAGAAAGAGCCAAAGTTGGCGAGTACCGTCATTAGAGGATTGTTGAAATATTGGCCTATAACCAATAGTCAGAAGGAGGTGATGTTCCTTGGTGAATTGGAAGAAATTCTGGAAGTGATTAACATGGTAGAGTTCCAGAAGGTCATGCTGCCGTTGTTTTGGCGAATTGGATGCTGCATTAAAAGTTCTCATTTTCAG GTAGCTGAAAGAGCCCTTTTCTTGTGGAACAACGACCACATCGTCAACCTGATCGCTCACAACCGTCAGGTAATCTTGCCGATCATATTACCGGCATTAGATAGGAATTGTCAAGCCCATTGGAACCAGGCAGTTCTCAACTTAACTCTCAATGTTAGGAAGATATTTGTAGAGATGGATGAGAAGCTGTACGTTTCGTGCCTTGCTCGGTTCAAAGAGGAAGAAGCAAGGCAAAGCTCGGAAGCCGAGAAGCGGAAGGAAGCATGGAAACAACTCGAGAAAGCGGCTGGTGTCCGACCAGAGATTGGAAACACAACTGTTTTAGTTTAG